AATTCCTAGGTgtgacaacagcaacactgCAGCAAATAGACTTGATTCAAAGAATAGAGCCAAAGGGGAGCCGCGAGAAATTACAACAAAGATTTGTGTTGGCACAATCTAGACTTTTTGGAGTATGAAATTGAACTATGTTGAATGTCCTTTGCCATGATGGCTTTGAGAGAATATACAcacttggaaaagacatGATGGGTTTTGCTACAACtatcttttgttgctggtgacAAGAATCAAATGAACAATAGATGGTGAGAAATGAATGCATGAAGTTTGTTTCTTCATTTAATTTAAAGCACAAGTAAGTAGTCATTAGATGCTACCAGTTAAGCTATTAAATTTGTTGCTTGCAATCAACCGTGTCATGGTATTCATTCCTGTCAAAGCAGAGGTTGCAATCCAGTCTGTTACAGTGCTGTATGTGGCCACTCTGTGATCAAAGCTGGCAGCACCTTCTATAAGTCCTTCCATAATTGTTCCCATGTTGCCATAGCATGTAACTTCCACCCCAACATTGTTTGAAACTTTGGCAGCAGCCAAGCTTCCTGATAGATTGTACAGGCCATGAATAACAAGCCATTTAGTATGTCTTGGGAGGCTGATGAGCACAGGTTTGTTGGCTGTAATAAGGGAACTTAACTTTGATCCGTCACTGATGGCTTGTGAGCAGCAAAGTTCTGTTTGCCGGAAGCGAGGAAGCTCCTCTTTTGTAATCCTCCGGCCAAGGTCCCTCAGTATCTGGCAGCTTTtccatcattgtcaacatcTGAGTCTTTACGACAGTGTGCATCAACCAGTTCTTTCAGTTCAGTAGGTAGCCAGTCAATTGAATTAGCAACTTTTGTCACCTTCACCAAAGCTTGTTCCTTTGTAAGCATTTGATCTTTGACTGCTgcaccaaatttttcaatAGCTTCATCTACAACAACGTAAGGGTCATGTTCCTTCCCATTTTGCAGAATCCGGAGTGGTGGATATGCTACAAGCTCACCATATATTTTAGACATTATTTCGACTTGGACCATTGTTGGCCTTGTGGACTTGTCTTGTTCCGTCTCCAAGCATTGAAGCAAACACTGACTCTTTTACTGTAGATGCAACAAAATGACTAtgtgcaaaatgaaaaggaCGGTGTTTGGTATATCTCGCGGCGTCGGGGATGTGCGAGAGGTTGCCATTTCTGGTACGGTGCTTTCGGATCTACCGTGTGGGAAAACACTGGTGCACAGCTCATGACCAGCAAAAGGGGGGTGAGCACAGCTCACAACCgcggctccagcaatccaacacaagaatgactaaggacttttggaaattattTTATTTAGGACAGAAGAATATCATTCTCTCAAGgaagaatgtcaatttcTCGACCAATCAGAGCATCCGAACGCGCATAGGAACGCGCATAGTCGAACGCGCATAGAATATCTGATTACTTTCTCGTATGACACAAGTTTTGAAAATAGCCATACATTTGAATATTTGAAAGAAAATCTCATCTTGTGTGACGTTTTCCGTTTTTGACGAACAATTTGCCGAAACCGGAGTAGGTATTGGGAGTAGAATTGCAATACAATTGGAGCACAGACCGGCGACTCCCTACCATGTTGGCAATATCCGAAAGGCTACTCGTTTTACCCAAAAACCAAGGTATCCATTCCGATTGGCTCCTTCCGTCATGAAAGTATCCACTAGAAAGATGTTGACGCTTTGGATTGCGTTTCTCACGAACTCGGCCGGAATCGTGCAAGCCTTTACTCCTCCTTCAGCTAGTTCCTATCCGTTTCCGTCCACGTCATTCCACAACGTCAATCGGTTGTCCATCCCAGTCGTACGTCTACATGCGTCGCCTACCAGTGGCGATAATGATAGCAACGCAAAAGATAGAAATAGGGATGAGAAATTGGCAAAACTCGGATATTCCGAACAGGAATTGCAACGAGTTGAGGCGCGCTCGAACGCCAAGAATGACGACAAGGTCCGCGTCAATCTGATTCCCGAGATTGATTCCGTCACTCTAACGGCTATCGGATTCGGTTTGATTGCATTCAACTTCTTTGTGCTAGCCAACCTGGGTGACGGAGGCATTGGGGGGATTTTGGCTACCATTATCAACAAGCTAAACGAATAATCACGTATACGTTGGGCACCAAACAAAGTTGGGGAATCTTGGCTGGGAGTTTCCGGACGAGTGCAAACTGCACATCTTGACAA
This portion of the Phaeodactylum tricornutum CCAP 1055/1 chromosome 19, whole genome shotgun sequence genome encodes:
- a CDS encoding predicted protein; translated protein: MKVSTRKMLTLWIAFLTNSAGIVQAFTPPSASSYPFPSTSFHNVNRLSIPVVRLHASPTSGDNDSNAKDRNRDEKLAKLGYSEQELQRVEARSNAKNDDKVRVNLIPEIDSVTLTAIGFGLIAFNFFVLANLGDGGIGGILATIINKLNE